A genome region from Bacteroidota bacterium includes the following:
- a CDS encoding LysM peptidoglycan-binding domain-containing protein, producing the protein MKKTLLIATASLFFATAAFAQYPEDFTKDQADSTIKLRNTEIGDLNSQVSKTKADAAKASTDLEQRMADNTKCRESLYAMLGSDRNGYNAYREQLAREEQELSALRSMTPAQQAEMSDRMKALETSIRSLRDNKLVLIPDHMRRVSALSNGYIQFKRGMIPPNTTYTVGTWRKDRDCLWNIAKKPDIYNDPFAWPKIWRANQELIHNPDVIQPGWQLTINKTAVTEQDKDLTGYRHRKH; encoded by the coding sequence TGAAAAAAACACTACTTATCGCCACGGCGTCCTTATTCTTTGCAACGGCGGCGTTCGCGCAGTATCCGGAGGATTTCACAAAGGACCAGGCCGATTCGACCATTAAACTTCGGAATACCGAAATCGGCGATTTGAATTCGCAGGTCTCGAAAACCAAAGCCGATGCCGCAAAGGCATCCACCGATCTCGAGCAGCGCATGGCCGACAACACCAAGTGCCGCGAGAGCCTCTATGCCATGCTTGGCAGCGACCGCAATGGCTACAATGCCTACCGCGAGCAGCTTGCACGTGAAGAGCAGGAGCTTTCCGCTCTGCGTAGCATGACACCAGCGCAGCAAGCCGAGATGAGCGACCGAATGAAGGCGCTCGAAACATCCATCCGTAGCTTGCGCGATAACAAGCTCGTGCTGATTCCAGACCACATGCGCCGCGTTAGTGCGCTGTCGAACGGGTATATTCAGTTCAAGCGTGGCATGATCCCGCCGAACACGACCTACACGGTCGGAACGTGGCGGAAGGATCGCGATTGCCTCTGGAACATCGCGAAGAAGCCGGACATCTACAACGATCCATTCGCATGGCCGAAGATCTGGCGCGCGAACCAGGAGCTCATCCATAATCCGGATGTCATCCAGCCGGGCTGGCAGCTTACCATCAACAAGACCGCTGTCACCGAGCAGGACAAAGACCTTACCGGTTACAGGCACCGAAAGCATTAA
- a CDS encoding PhoH family protein produces the protein MEVIERKFKISPGDPVAILGPADQYLQLVEQKFDASIVARGDTITVRGNPEEVAQVERVFKELNFILSKTGRLSLRDVTTILDLIETSPNEAIVRDDLESVILFAHHDAIRAKTPTQKEYYQAVKRNDIVFAIGPAGTGKTYLAVAMAVSALKNREVNRIVLARPAVEAGESLGFLPGDLAQKVDPYLRPLYDALQEMLTAEKTKTFIERGTIEVVPLAYMRGRTINSAFVILDEAQNATPMQMKMFLTRLGAGSKAIITGDQTQIDLPSRQQSGLIQIQKVLHEVPGIDFVYFNKGDVVRHKLVKDIIEAYEKFHELPGHTSEDERTKD, from the coding sequence GTGGAGGTAATCGAGCGTAAGTTCAAGATTTCGCCGGGCGATCCGGTCGCCATTCTCGGTCCGGCCGATCAGTATCTCCAGTTAGTCGAACAGAAGTTCGATGCGAGCATTGTCGCCCGCGGGGATACCATCACGGTCCGTGGCAATCCCGAGGAAGTCGCACAGGTCGAGCGCGTCTTCAAAGAGTTGAATTTCATTCTCTCCAAGACCGGTCGGCTATCGCTGCGTGATGTCACCACCATTCTCGATCTGATTGAGACCAGTCCCAACGAGGCAATCGTTCGCGACGATCTCGAGTCCGTCATTCTCTTCGCGCACCACGATGCCATCCGCGCGAAGACCCCGACGCAAAAAGAATATTATCAGGCCGTCAAGCGCAACGACATCGTCTTTGCCATTGGTCCTGCCGGGACGGGCAAAACCTATCTCGCCGTCGCGATGGCGGTTTCCGCGCTGAAGAATCGCGAGGTCAACCGCATCGTGCTCGCAAGACCGGCGGTCGAAGCGGGGGAGAGCCTCGGGTTTTTGCCGGGCGATCTCGCACAGAAAGTCGATCCCTATCTTCGTCCGCTCTACGATGCATTGCAGGAGATGCTCACGGCCGAGAAGACCAAGACGTTTATCGAACGTGGCACGATCGAAGTTGTACCGCTCGCTTACATGCGTGGCCGCACGATCAACAGCGCGTTCGTTATCCTTGACGAAGCACAGAATGCCACGCCGATGCAGATGAAGATGTTCCTCACGCGTCTGGGTGCCGGTTCCAAAGCGATCATCACTGGCGATCAAACCCAGATCGATTTGCCGAGCCGCCAGCAATCGGGACTGATTCAAATCCAAAAGGTCCTGCACGAAGTCCCCGGAATCGACTTCGTCTATTTCAATAAGGGCGACGTGGTCCGGCATAAGTTGGTCAAAGATATTATCGAGGCCTACGAGAAATTCCACGAGCTGCCCGGTCACACCAGCGAAGACGAGCGGACGAAAGATTAG
- the cas2 gene encoding CRISPR-associated endonuclease Cas2 produces the protein MQNSRFNEYRTLWTMVLFDLPVLTKKDRKEYTKFRKSLLKDGFTQFQFSTYMRHSFSRENAEVHKRRVRYALPPKGKVGILTITDKQFGLMEIFDGQSAVEGERPPQQLEMF, from the coding sequence ATGCAGAACTCACGCTTTAACGAATATCGCACCTTGTGGACCATGGTACTCTTCGACCTTCCGGTTTTGACGAAGAAGGACCGGAAGGAATACACGAAATTCAGGAAGTCGCTACTCAAGGACGGCTTCACGCAATTCCAGTTCTCGACCTATATGCGGCACTCGTTCTCGCGCGAGAATGCTGAGGTCCACAAGCGGCGCGTGCGTTACGCCTTGCCGCCGAAGGGCAAAGTCGGGATACTCACGATCACCGATAAGCAGTTCGGACTGATGGAGATATTCGATGGTCAGTCCGCCGTGGAGGGCGAGCGGCCGCCGCAGCAACTCGAGATGTTCTGA
- the cas1 gene encoding type II CRISPR-associated endonuclease Cas1 — protein sequence MIRRTLYFGNAAYLSTKDNQLVVERRLTEEDEHDETTCVPIEDIGCILLDHWQITITQPLLRDLMAANVAVVSCDDRHMPCGMFLPLAGSGVQPERFKYQLRSPKPLRKQLWAQTIDFKVRNQASLLAISGTPSENMLKWASEVRSGDTANIEGRAAVFYWANLFPAELNFRRDRDGDPPNNLLNYGYAVLRSMTAQALVASGMLPTLGIHHRNKYNAYPLADDIMEPYRPFLDAIVLEIVRNGEDFTELSKSIKQQLLSLATLDVVMAGKRRPLHVAMQRTAASLAFCFLGERRKILYPEFPFGTEPNNPQLLHNWKFPPPFQGGG from the coding sequence ATGATCCGCCGCACACTTTACTTCGGCAACGCCGCATACCTCTCGACGAAAGACAATCAACTTGTCGTCGAGCGTCGGCTTACCGAAGAGGACGAGCACGACGAGACGACGTGTGTTCCGATCGAGGACATCGGCTGCATCTTGCTGGACCACTGGCAGATCACGATCACGCAACCGCTCCTGCGCGATCTCATGGCAGCGAACGTGGCGGTCGTGAGTTGCGATGACCGTCACATGCCCTGCGGGATGTTTCTGCCATTGGCCGGCAGCGGCGTGCAGCCGGAGCGATTTAAGTATCAGCTTCGGTCCCCGAAACCATTGCGAAAGCAGTTGTGGGCGCAAACGATCGACTTCAAAGTCCGAAATCAGGCATCACTGCTCGCTATCTCGGGCACGCCATCGGAGAACATGCTGAAGTGGGCATCCGAAGTTCGTTCGGGCGATACGGCAAACATCGAAGGCCGCGCGGCGGTCTTTTATTGGGCGAATCTTTTTCCGGCAGAGCTAAACTTCCGGCGCGACCGGGACGGCGATCCCCCGAATAACCTTCTCAATTACGGCTATGCGGTGCTGCGCTCCATGACGGCCCAGGCGCTGGTTGCCAGTGGGATGCTTCCGACATTGGGGATTCACCACCGCAATAAATACAACGCGTATCCGTTGGCGGACGACATTATGGAACCTTACCGTCCGTTCCTGGATGCGATCGTGCTCGAAATCGTACGGAATGGTGAGGACTTCACGGAGCTATCGAAGTCGATCAAGCAGCAGCTTCTTTCCCTTGCGACACTCGATGTGGTGATGGCTGGCAAACGTCGGCCGCTCCACGTGGCGATGCAGCGCACGGCGGCCTCGCTCGCGTTTTGTTTTTTAGGCGAGCGCCGCAAGATTCTCTATCCTGAATTTCCGTTTGGGACCGAACCAAATAATCCGCAACTCTTACATAATTGGAAGTTTCCCCCTCCTTTTCAAGGAGGGGGTTAG
- a CDS encoding HNH endonuclease domain-containing protein, with amino-acid sequence MARTLGLDIGTTSIGWCLMEDKSRIIRSGVRIFPVGVQEDKFAKSATEESKNAARRTARGIRRGYDRYKLRRKQLRRILLELNMLPDRLEMPSAQALYGLRVRGLDQKLELKEIGRVLLHLNQRRGFKSNRKAAPKDGDDETGIKLQMSELKQKVHDLGFRTLGEYYFSLYDANETKENWHNPDEPIERIRKRFVHRSMYEEEFDAIWKSQARFYPDLLTEERRREIKERCIYYQRPLKSQKGRVGKCRFEPSKRVAPRSSLRFQEFRIWETLSRIRVTDATRHLGSLTLDEKKTLASVLAETDLLTVPKAKAHLKLSRAAYFNDIDKIKGNTTASNIIKAIGAEAWQALPEAKRDHIWHVLYFAPDESWLAKWGKRNIGLSDEAAEAFGEISLEPDYSRISHKAIEKMLPFLRDGLDYSEASKAAGYHHSFDEETQGKERAMEDKIVRKPNDEIEQLRNPMVMRAVSETVALVNAIIQEEGRPDQIRIEFARSMRMPKEVREKMRRNNQDKDRQREEYREFLKRRMQWADISRSQITKFELWLEMEFAQEDLRRINASIDIEEFAKFVKKVRPSDKQKYELWLECGRISPYTGKTITLGQLFSAEIEIEHIVPYSKSFDNSFRNKTLCEREFNAKKGNDTPIKFFEKQGAEAVRQFKERIKTLPHIKQERMLQEEFEEFRPGSIESTAMIARATRDVLRRVCRDVRATDGQVTSILRRFWGLNTILNTDGDNEKSRNDHRHHAVDAFVIANTDNWWINLLSQASAFDPHRRLSDNLLEMLHTPAGRELVRAAGLGVSVEADEHDPLSLQYANPATGEISAGGIPGPYHDHRRDLEAFLSGMLISYRNEKRLLTSKNNKYRYSHPKSGAQTIQRSVAIRGALHAESVFGQIMNSHTGQLEYVIRKPLASLDKMKQIEKIVDLALRQVVKDHIERYGGEAKIKEAMQQPMFLTSKDGKKRIPVHSVRVTEPATNLIQLRPKENPKLFVDSGSNYCMAIYGEPQAKKRAYDTIPFFMAAERARTGKAVAPAEKNGLSLWLLLMQKDTVVTFKDSPDEIDWNNQVNLFQRLCTVRKFDVNGIIYLDRHNISKFEDKDRNVNFFQVSPNSIRAVKVELGILGNIKQVP; translated from the coding sequence ATGGCTCGAACCCTAGGTCTCGACATCGGCACAACCTCAATCGGCTGGTGTCTTATGGAAGATAAGTCCCGCATCATCCGCTCCGGCGTCCGGATCTTTCCTGTCGGCGTACAGGAGGATAAGTTCGCGAAGAGTGCCACGGAGGAATCGAAGAATGCCGCACGAAGGACCGCTCGCGGCATCCGGCGCGGTTACGATCGATACAAGTTGCGGCGCAAACAGCTTCGGCGAATACTGCTCGAACTCAATATGCTACCCGACCGGCTCGAAATGCCATCGGCACAAGCACTTTACGGACTTCGAGTTCGGGGGCTCGACCAGAAACTCGAGCTCAAAGAGATTGGTCGTGTCCTGCTCCACCTGAATCAGCGGCGAGGCTTCAAGAGCAATCGCAAGGCCGCTCCCAAGGATGGAGACGATGAAACAGGTATCAAACTTCAGATGTCGGAGTTGAAGCAGAAGGTCCACGATCTCGGCTTCCGAACTCTCGGGGAATATTACTTCTCGCTGTACGACGCGAACGAGACAAAGGAGAACTGGCACAATCCCGATGAGCCGATTGAGCGGATAAGAAAACGTTTTGTGCATCGTTCGATGTACGAAGAAGAATTCGACGCGATCTGGAAATCGCAGGCACGATTTTATCCAGACCTTTTGACTGAAGAACGCCGGCGCGAAATCAAAGAACGGTGCATCTACTATCAGCGGCCGCTCAAATCGCAAAAGGGTCGAGTGGGTAAGTGTCGGTTCGAACCAAGCAAGAGAGTCGCTCCCAGAAGCTCGTTGCGATTCCAGGAATTTCGCATTTGGGAAACGCTGAGCCGTATACGTGTAACAGATGCCACACGTCACCTGGGTTCGCTGACACTCGATGAAAAAAAGACGCTTGCCTCCGTCCTTGCCGAGACGGATTTGCTCACCGTCCCCAAAGCGAAGGCGCATCTTAAGCTCTCTCGGGCCGCGTATTTCAATGACATCGACAAGATCAAGGGAAATACCACGGCGTCGAATATCATCAAGGCAATTGGAGCCGAGGCATGGCAGGCACTCCCGGAAGCGAAGAGAGACCATATTTGGCACGTGCTCTATTTCGCGCCGGATGAGAGTTGGCTTGCGAAGTGGGGTAAGAGGAATATCGGGCTATCCGATGAGGCTGCCGAAGCCTTCGGCGAAATCTCGCTTGAACCGGACTATTCGCGCATCAGCCACAAAGCGATCGAGAAGATGCTGCCGTTCCTAAGAGACGGTCTCGACTATTCCGAAGCCAGCAAGGCCGCTGGCTACCACCATTCGTTCGATGAAGAGACGCAAGGCAAGGAACGCGCTATGGAAGACAAGATCGTTCGCAAGCCGAATGATGAGATCGAGCAGTTACGCAATCCAATGGTCATGCGCGCTGTCAGCGAAACCGTCGCGCTGGTAAACGCAATCATCCAGGAAGAGGGACGGCCCGATCAAATCCGGATCGAGTTCGCACGCTCGATGCGGATGCCCAAGGAGGTCCGCGAAAAGATGCGGCGAAACAATCAGGATAAGGACAGGCAGCGCGAAGAATATAGAGAGTTTCTCAAACGAAGGATGCAATGGGCTGATATTTCGCGCAGTCAAATTACGAAATTTGAGCTGTGGCTGGAGATGGAGTTCGCACAGGAGGATCTCCGAAGGATAAACGCTTCCATCGATATCGAGGAGTTCGCAAAATTCGTCAAGAAGGTTAGGCCATCAGACAAACAGAAATACGAACTCTGGCTTGAATGCGGAAGGATCTCGCCATACACAGGAAAGACTATCACGCTCGGCCAGCTCTTCAGCGCGGAGATAGAGATCGAGCATATTGTCCCGTATAGCAAGTCGTTCGATAACTCGTTCCGGAATAAGACGCTGTGCGAACGAGAGTTCAATGCGAAGAAAGGCAACGATACACCGATCAAGTTTTTTGAAAAGCAGGGTGCCGAGGCAGTGCGTCAGTTCAAGGAGAGGATAAAGACCTTGCCCCATATAAAGCAAGAGCGGATGCTGCAAGAGGAATTCGAGGAATTCAGACCTGGGAGCATCGAAAGCACCGCGATGATCGCACGCGCCACACGGGATGTCCTCCGCCGAGTGTGCAGGGACGTTCGCGCGACCGATGGCCAGGTAACGTCCATACTGCGGCGGTTCTGGGGCCTCAACACAATCCTTAACACCGATGGCGATAATGAAAAGAGCCGCAACGACCACCGGCATCACGCGGTCGATGCATTTGTCATCGCAAACACAGACAACTGGTGGATTAATTTGCTGAGCCAGGCAAGCGCCTTCGATCCTCATCGGCGACTCAGTGATAATTTATTAGAAATGCTCCATACTCCTGCTGGGCGGGAGCTGGTACGTGCGGCCGGATTGGGCGTGTCTGTGGAAGCGGATGAGCACGATCCACTCAGTCTGCAATATGCGAATCCTGCGACCGGCGAAATTTCCGCCGGAGGCATACCCGGCCCGTATCACGACCATCGCCGGGACTTGGAAGCTTTTCTTTCGGGGATGCTCATCTCATACCGAAATGAGAAGCGGCTTCTCACATCGAAGAATAACAAGTACCGCTATTCTCATCCCAAATCCGGGGCGCAGACAATTCAACGGAGCGTTGCTATCCGGGGTGCGCTCCATGCCGAGTCTGTCTTCGGCCAGATAATGAACTCACACACGGGCCAATTGGAGTACGTCATTCGCAAGCCACTGGCTTCGCTCGACAAGATGAAGCAGATCGAGAAGATCGTCGATCTGGCTCTTCGACAAGTTGTGAAAGACCACATCGAACGCTACGGTGGTGAAGCGAAGATCAAGGAAGCGATGCAGCAGCCAATGTTCTTGACCAGCAAGGACGGCAAGAAACGGATTCCCGTCCATTCGGTCCGAGTGACTGAACCGGCTACGAATCTTATTCAGCTTCGGCCGAAAGAGAACCCAAAGCTCTTTGTGGATTCGGGTTCGAATTATTGCATGGCCATCTATGGAGAACCACAAGCAAAGAAGCGGGCATACGACACGATCCCCTTCTTCATGGCTGCTGAGCGCGCAAGGACTGGCAAGGCCGTGGCGCCTGCCGAGAAGAACGGTCTATCGCTTTGGCTATTGCTCATGCAAAAGGATACGGTTGTCACATTCAAAGACTCCCCGGACGAAATCGACTGGAATAATCAAGTCAATCTTTTCCAGAGGTTATGCACCGTACGGAAATTTGACGTCAATGGGATTATCTATCTCGATAGGCATAACATAAGCAAGTTTGAGGATAAAGATCGGAACGTGAATTTCTTCCAGGTCTCTCCTAATTCAATTCGAGCCGTAAAAGTCGAGTTAGGTATTCTCGGCAACATCAAGCAAGTTCCATGA
- the cdaA gene encoding diadenylate cyclase CdaA, with the protein MDLFRIGILNVTWVDVIDILLVAFLFYRLYVAMRGTIAAQIFLGLLLVIAGSLVARAADMKALSWLLKTLTDIWVIALIVLFQPELRRLLLFLGRNPVVKFFIRFDVKEYAALIVGALEELKQRGEGALIIVIRTTDIKLFVDTGLPIRALVSKELLVSIFNRKSPLHDGAVVIKDRYIEAARCTLPLTSVEKVGNRMLGTRHRAALGISEQADVVSLVLSEETGEFAIAQAGRLYTGLTAEEMQTRLSQAITTASSTKAAPAEFSNRDYALEAREAFDR; encoded by the coding sequence ATGGACCTATTTCGTATCGGCATTCTAAACGTCACTTGGGTGGATGTCATCGACATCCTGCTCGTGGCGTTTCTCTTCTATCGGCTGTACGTCGCGATGCGCGGGACGATTGCGGCGCAGATCTTTTTGGGTCTGTTGCTGGTCATCGCCGGCTCACTGGTTGCGCGCGCGGCGGATATGAAGGCGCTCTCCTGGTTGCTCAAAACGCTGACGGACATTTGGGTCATCGCGCTCATCGTTCTGTTCCAGCCGGAGCTTCGGCGATTGCTGCTGTTCCTTGGCCGCAATCCAGTGGTGAAATTCTTTATCCGGTTTGACGTGAAGGAGTATGCCGCGCTGATCGTCGGTGCGCTGGAAGAACTCAAACAACGGGGTGAGGGCGCGCTTATTATTGTTATTCGCACGACGGACATCAAGCTGTTCGTTGATACCGGCTTGCCGATCCGCGCGCTGGTTTCAAAGGAGTTGCTCGTTTCGATCTTCAATCGGAAGAGCCCGCTCCATGATGGTGCTGTGGTCATCAAGGACCGCTACATTGAAGCAGCCCGTTGCACGCTGCCACTGACATCGGTCGAGAAGGTCGGCAACAGGATGTTGGGTACCCGACACCGGGCGGCGCTCGGGATTTCGGAGCAAGCGGATGTTGTGTCGCTCGTTTTGAGCGAGGAGACTGGCGAGTTCGCGATTGCGCAAGCTGGGCGGCTTTATACAGGACTTACGGCCGAGGAGATGCAGACGCGTCTCTCCCAGGCGATTACGACTGCAAGTTCCACGAAGGCAGCGCCAGCGGAGTTCTCGAATCGAGACTACGCACTCGAAGCACGGGAGGCATTCGACCGGTAG
- the nuoD gene encoding NADH dehydrogenase (quinone) subunit D — protein sequence MALIDEEVRIEQPAFQEVPPRQRILETLMSKDTTVSQDEDSLENEMVLNMGPQHPATHGVLRVLLRLDGETVVSAESELGYLHRGYEKLAENMTYHEFIPHTDRLDYISPVANNVAYVMAVEKLMKIELPKRAQYTRVICCELARISSHLMALGALAMDVGALTVFVWALREREKLYDIFDVLTGVRFTVSYMRIGGMAQDIGEDSIRMINAFLEGLPDAMKDIGAMLNKNRIFLERTSGIGVMPQDEALDLGWTGPNIRAAGLPIDLRRDNPYLVYSELDFDVITRTESDVLARYWCRFYEIAESAKIVRQCLDKLPKGDYFARDVKKVLPRKGQVYSKMEDLINDFMLVNFGQAAPIGEAYNGIEAAKGELGWYLVSNGTGFPWRSKIRSPSFVNLQGLSRLLEGAMISDIVAIIGSIDPIMGEADK from the coding sequence ATGGCTCTCATCGACGAAGAAGTACGAATCGAGCAACCAGCCTTCCAGGAAGTACCGCCGCGCCAGCGCATTCTCGAAACGTTGATGTCGAAGGACACGACGGTCTCGCAGGATGAGGACTCGCTCGAAAACGAGATGGTCCTCAACATGGGCCCACAGCATCCGGCAACGCATGGCGTACTCCGCGTGCTGCTCCGTTTGGATGGCGAGACCGTTGTTAGTGCCGAAAGCGAACTCGGTTACCTTCACCGTGGCTATGAAAAGCTCGCGGAGAATATGACGTATCACGAGTTCATCCCGCACACGGACCGACTCGATTATATTTCGCCCGTCGCGAACAATGTGGCCTATGTCATGGCGGTGGAGAAGCTGATGAAGATCGAGCTTCCGAAGCGCGCACAATACACGCGCGTAATCTGCTGCGAATTAGCCCGCATCTCCTCGCACCTCATGGCGCTCGGCGCGCTCGCGATGGATGTTGGCGCACTCACGGTTTTTGTGTGGGCGTTGCGTGAGCGCGAGAAGCTCTACGATATTTTCGATGTGCTCACAGGCGTCCGCTTCACGGTGAGTTATATGCGCATTGGTGGAATGGCGCAGGACATCGGTGAGGACTCCATTCGAATGATCAACGCATTCCTGGAAGGCTTGCCCGATGCGATGAAGGACATCGGCGCAATGCTCAACAAGAACAGGATCTTTCTCGAGCGGACCAGCGGCATTGGCGTTATGCCACAGGATGAGGCTCTCGATCTTGGTTGGACCGGCCCGAACATTCGCGCTGCTGGTCTGCCCATCGATCTTCGACGCGACAATCCGTATCTGGTGTATAGCGAACTCGATTTCGATGTCATTACACGCACCGAGTCCGATGTACTTGCGCGCTACTGGTGCCGCTTTTATGAAATTGCAGAGTCCGCGAAGATCGTCCGGCAATGTCTCGATAAACTTCCGAAGGGCGATTACTTTGCCCGCGACGTGAAGAAAGTCCTCCCACGCAAGGGTCAGGTCTATTCAAAGATGGAAGACTTGATCAACGATTTCATGCTGGTGAACTTCGGCCAGGCGGCACCCATTGGCGAAGCATACAATGGCATCGAAGCCGCAAAGGGTGAGTTGGGCTGGTATCTGGTCTCGAACGGCACCGGCTTCCCGTGGCGCAGTAAAATCCGTAGCCCAAGCTTCGTCAATTTGCAGGGACTTTCCCGCCTGCTCGAAGGCGCCATGATCTCCGACATCGTCGCTATCATCGGCTCGATCGATCCGATTATGGGTGAAGCGGATAAGTAA
- a CDS encoding NADH-quinone oxidoreductase subunit C, protein MFSFEQLKETDASLNFVHVDIAGDEGAIVSRERILDVAKRLKHEFGFLHLMDAFGHDRMEKKERFEVSYNIRNPKTKQRIFLKVRCEERDPHVPSLCSVWEGCNWNERETYDMFGVIFDNHPDLRRMYMPEDFEYHPLRKDFPLMGIPGSIPLPHHEDADPRFDVANRGE, encoded by the coding sequence ATGTTTAGCTTCGAGCAACTCAAAGAGACCGACGCCTCCCTGAATTTCGTCCACGTCGATATTGCCGGCGACGAAGGCGCCATTGTTTCACGCGAACGCATTCTCGATGTCGCGAAGCGATTGAAGCATGAGTTCGGATTCCTCCATTTGATGGACGCATTCGGTCACGACCGAATGGAGAAGAAGGAGCGGTTCGAAGTCTCCTACAATATCCGCAATCCCAAGACCAAGCAGCGCATCTTTCTCAAGGTCCGTTGCGAGGAGCGCGATCCGCACGTGCCCTCGCTCTGCTCCGTTTGGGAGGGCTGCAACTGGAATGAGCGCGAGACTTACGACATGTTCGGTGTGATCTTCGACAATCACCCCGACTTGCGCCGCATGTACATGCCGGAAGATTTCGAATATCATCCGTTGCGCAAGGACTTTCCGCTCATGGGCATTCCGGGCTCAATCCCGCTGCCACACCATGAGGATGCCGACCCCAGATTCGATGTAGCGAACCGAGGAGAATAA
- a CDS encoding NADH-quinone oxidoreductase subunit B family protein translates to MIEELQSEGFITSKIDDLVNWARRNAVWPMPLGISCCAIEMMHFAGPRYDVSRFGSEVFRFSPRQADLLIVAGTVTYKMSKVVRKIYDQMPGPKWVIAMGVCTVSGGIYRTYSVVQGINQFLPVDVYVVGCPPRPDSLLKGLMMIQDEIKHDRPFKRGTIIDSASNQQPIEIPIPVIEGPATWAMPAKHGERKIITV, encoded by the coding sequence ATGATCGAAGAACTGCAATCGGAAGGATTCATAACCAGCAAGATCGATGATCTTGTAAACTGGGCGCGGCGTAATGCGGTATGGCCGATGCCGCTGGGCATTTCCTGCTGTGCAATCGAAATGATGCACTTCGCCGGGCCGCGCTACGATGTGTCGCGCTTTGGCTCGGAAGTATTCCGGTTCTCGCCACGTCAGGCCGATCTTCTGATCGTGGCCGGCACAGTGACCTACAAAATGTCGAAGGTCGTACGAAAGATTTACGATCAAATGCCAGGGCCAAAGTGGGTAATTGCGATGGGTGTCTGCACGGTATCGGGCGGAATCTATCGGACCTACTCTGTCGTACAGGGCATCAATCAGTTTTTGCCTGTCGATGTCTACGTCGTCGGCTGCCCGCCGCGACCGGATTCACTCCTAAAAGGATTGATGATGATCCAGGACGAAATCAAGCACGACCGTCCTTTCAAGCGCGGCACTATTATCGACTCTGCTTCGAATCAGCAACCGATCGAGATTCCGATCCCGGTCATCGAAGGTCCGGCCACATGGGCGATGCCAGCCAAGCACGGCGAGCGCAAGATTATTACTGTCTAA
- the ndhC gene encoding NADH-quinone oxidoreductase subunit A, with the protein MLQNYIPIALMLIIAIGFGVMMVTLSRWIGPRRPNFQKLSTYESGMIPVGTTRERVSIKYYVVGMLFIIFDIELVFLYPWAVTFSKLGAFALWEMFIFIALLFVGYIYILKKGALEWD; encoded by the coding sequence ATGCTTCAGAACTACATTCCGATAGCCCTCATGCTCATCATCGCCATAGGATTCGGCGTGATGATGGTCACTCTCAGTCGTTGGATCGGCCCGCGCCGGCCTAACTTCCAGAAACTCTCGACGTACGAATCGGGCATGATCCCGGTCGGCACGACGCGGGAGCGCGTTTCGATCAAGTATTACGTGGTCGGAATGCTCTTCATCATCTTCGACATCGAGCTTGTCTTTCTCTATCCGTGGGCCGTCACGTTCAGCAAATTAGGAGCCTTTGCCCTCTGGGAGATGTTTATCTTTATCGCGCTACTTTTCGTAGGATACATCTATATCCTGAAAAAAGGCGCGCTGGAATGGGACTAG